The Desulfonauticus submarinus genome includes the window TGTTTTAATCCCAAAGTAGATACCACTTCTCCTAAAATATTTTTTAAACTCAGAGGAGGAAAAATAACAGGTAAAGGAAAAGTATGATCATATTCTGTCATAGTAATAATATTTAGTTTAGGAAACTTTTTACGTTGAAATTCTTGGAAATTTTTATCAAAAAGTGCTCTACAGAGCTGTCTTACTCTATCTGCCCGAAAATTAAAAAAAACAACTCCATCACCATCTTGCAAAAATCCCTGGCTTCCCTGAATAAATGTAGGCCTTACAAACTCATCTGTTTCGCCTTTAGAATAGGCTTCTTCAATGGCATTTATAGGTGAAGCAGCTATTCTCCCTTCACCTAACACCAAACAATTATAGGCTAACTCTGTCCTTTCCCAGTGCTTATCCCTATCCATTGCAAAATAACGCCCACTCAAAGATGCAATTTGGCCAAAATTTTCTGTTTCCAAAAAATTAACTAGTCTTTTAACATAATTTAATGCACTTTTAGGTGGAGTATCTCTACCATCTAAAAAACAATGAATAAAAACTTCTTTTATTCCTCTTTGTTTAAAAAAAGAAACTAAATAGTGCAAATGTTCTTGCAAACTATGTACTCCACCATCTGAAACCAATCCTAATAAATGAATTCTATTTGTGCTCTTTTTTATGTCCTCAGCTAGTTTATTTAAAACAAAATTATCTTTAATACTACCATCTTCTATAGCTTTATTAATGCGCACAATATCTTGATATACAATTCTACCTGCCCCTAAGTTCAAATGACCTACTTCTGAATTTCCCATCTGTCCTTCTGGCAAGCCAACTGCTTCTCCACTAGCTTGTAGCTGTGTATTGGGATAAGTTAAAAAGAGTTTATCTAAATTAGGAGTACTAGCCAAAGAAACAGCATTTCCTTCTCCAGCAGGAGCAAGACCAAAACCATCTAAAATTAATAGTAAGGTAGGAGTAAACACTTTATTTCTCCTTATAATTGAATTTGTTTTGCCTCAGTCCAAAAACCTTCTAAATTATAAAACATACGAACATCTTGTAAAAAAATATGGATAACAATATCATTCAAATCCAATAATATCCACTCCCCTGCCTTATATCCTTCCATGCCAAAATATTCAAAATTATATTCAGCAATAAACTGTAAAAGATTATCTGCCAAACTTTGAGCATGCCTCACATTATTAGCTGTTGCAATAATTACACCTTCAAAAACACTAGAAAACTTCTGTACATCTAATAAAAGAATATCTTCTGCTTTTTTCTCCTCTAAACACTTGCCCAATAATTTTAGTTTCTCTGTAAAATCCATTTGTTTTTTTTTATTCTTATCCTTTAACAAAATTATCCTCCTTAACCTTAACTTTGACTTTAAAATCAATTCAGTTTAGATTTTTTTTATAAAAAATACAAAATTTTATCCATAAAAAATATCTTTTAGCACCAATGATAATTTGTCAAGCGAAGATAAAAACACATTTTCAAATAGCTGGAAGTCTATGGTGTCTTATAGGCTTATGGCTTATACTAAGAGCTTTATTGTTTATCCCCTTTAAGGCTTTATGCTTTTTATATCCTTGTTTAGGTCTTATTTTCGGCTATTTTATTTTTTGTAAAATGTTTATTAAAATAGTACAAAAAAATATTTCCCGCATAAAAGAAAAAGAACCTCGCTGTTTTTTTGCTTTTCAATCTATTAAAAGCTATTTTATAGTCGCTATAATGATAACTTTGGGCATCATAATACGCCGCTTAGGAGTTGATAAAAAAATTATTTCTTTTATCTATGCCAG containing:
- the gpmI gene encoding 2,3-bisphosphoglycerate-independent phosphoglycerate mutase, whose product is MFTPTLLLILDGFGLAPAGEGNAVSLASTPNLDKLFLTYPNTQLQASGEAVGLPEGQMGNSEVGHLNLGAGRIVYQDIVRINKAIEDGSIKDNFVLNKLAEDIKKSTNRIHLLGLVSDGGVHSLQEHLHYLVSFFKQRGIKEVFIHCFLDGRDTPPKSALNYVKRLVNFLETENFGQIASLSGRYFAMDRDKHWERTELAYNCLVLGEGRIAASPINAIEEAYSKGETDEFVRPTFIQGSQGFLQDGDGVVFFNFRADRVRQLCRALFDKNFQEFQRKKFPKLNIITMTEYDHTFPLPVIFPPLSLKNILGEVVSTLGLKQLRIAETEKYAHVTYFFNGGREEPFAGEERILVPSPREVATYDEKPEMSVFEVSKKLIDKIKQKEFDFYVCNFANLDMVGHTGVIPAVIKACEAVDKCVGEVVQAMLEVGGQVLLTADHGNAEDMLEGDKPKTSHSTNPVPLILISKRKIGFLSQGKLGDIAPTILHLWQIEKPKEMTGNSLIGE
- the rsfS gene encoding ribosome silencing factor; this encodes MLKDKNKKKQMDFTEKLKLLGKCLEEKKAEDILLLDVQKFSSVFEGVIIATANNVRHAQSLADNLLQFIAEYNFEYFGMEGYKAGEWILLDLNDIVIHIFLQDVRMFYNLEGFWTEAKQIQL